Part of the Henckelia pumila isolate YLH828 chromosome 2, ASM3356847v2, whole genome shotgun sequence genome is shown below.
TGGTTGATTGAGATTGTTCTCCGTAAGTGGTGTTGGTTGGTTGAAACAGGCTTTTCCAGTAGCTTGATTTCTGCTGTAGgccttatatatatatgtgtgcaCGGTTTCAGTGTGGTTTCGGTTGTGTTTCAGGTTCAAACTTTGGCgaagaaaatgaagtctttaGTTATCATGTTCAAAGGGATGATAGCTTTGTGGATATTATGCGGATGtgttttgagcaaggagtgtaCTAACATTCCTACTGTGTTATCTTCTCATACGTTTAGAGATCAACTGCTGTCGTCCAAGAACGAAACGTTGAAGCAGGAGGTTTTCTCACATTACCATTTGACTCCGACCGATGATTCGGCCTGGTCGAGTCTGTTTCCAAGGAAAATGTTGAGGGAGGAGGATAAGGACAACTGGGAGATGGTGTATCGAAGCATCAAGAATTATGGTTCGGCGAAATGGGCCAGAGGATTACTCAAGGAAGTGTCGTTGCACGACGTGAGATTGGATCCTGATTCCATTCATGGTGTGGCTCAGAATACCAATTTAGAGTACCTGATGTTGTTGGATGTTGATAGATTGGTCTGGAGTTTTAGAAAAACTGCTGGCATCAAGCCACCGGGCGAGCCTTACGGCGGCTGGGAGAAGCCGGATTCCGAGCTCAGGGGTCACTTTGTAGGTTGGTTACATTTATGATACATTGACATATTTCTTGTACACAATATACGTTTCAGTTGATTGGTTTTTGTAGGTTAATTAACTGATGtagtatcttttttttttttttatatgttgcAGGGCATTATCTGAGTGCCTCTGCGCACATGTGGGCAAGTACACATGATGAGAGGCTTAAAAAGAAAATGAATGATGTAGTCTCTGCTCTATCTCAATGCCAAGATTTAATGGGAACAGGGTATCTTTCGGCTTTCCCTCCGGAGTTTTTCGATCGTTTCGAAGGCATACAGCCTGTGTGGGCGCCTTATTACACAATCCACAAGATACTGGCCGGGCTTCTGGACCAGTATACTCTGGCTGGAAATGATCAGGCTTTCAAAATGGTGAAATGGATGGTCGATTACTTCTATGACCGTGTGCAGAACGTTGTTTCGAGGCACACGATTGAACGACACTGGACTTCATTGAATGAAGAAACCGGTGGCATGAACGATGTTCTTTACAGATTGTACAGTGTAACGGTGCGGGGAATCACAACATTATAGAGATTAGAGCTTGTCAACTTTTTTTTATATTGATTCAAACATTGATACTTTTGTGTGCTCCTTATCATCGCAGGGCGATCAGAAGCACTTGTTATTAGCTCACTTATTCGATAAACCTTGCTTTCTTGGGCTGCTGGCTGTTAAGGTGGTGATCATCATGAACTTCTACAAACAAGAAATAGTGTGTTATTTTGTTTACTTGACTATTTCGAAAAATTATAGGCCGATGATATATCTGGATTCCATGCCAATACTCATATCCCTGTTGTTATCGGATCTCAAATGCGGTATGAAGTCACTGGTGAGCTGCAATATAAGGTAGGTTATTTATACAAGAAACAAGAACCTGGAAATGTTTCAAGTTAATTACTTTTTAAGTTCTTTTTCTAGGAAATCGGAACTTTTTTCATGGATATAGTCAACTCGTCTCACAGCTACGCTACAGGAGGAACGTCGAATAGCGAGTTTTGGTACAGACAGCAGCAACACCTTGATCCTGAGCATTGTTTTTGTACAACATCTATCATTATGTCATTCGGAATTTTGTCTGAATTGGTATGCAGGTCTGATCCGAAGCGTTTAGCCAGCACACTGggagaagagaatgaagagtcTTGTACAACTTACAATATGCTAAAGGCAAGTTGATTTGTTCCGATACACAATCGTAAAAGACTAATGCTCTTTGAGAGTATAGGGACATTGCTTATTGTCCTCTGTTTCTGGTTTCAACTCTTACAAGCAATCGATTGTTTGTTCTTCTAGGTTTCACGCAACCTGTTCAGATGGACGAAGGAGATCGCTTACGCTGATCACTATGAACGTGCTATAACAAACGGCGTTTTGAGCATTCAAAGAGGAAGGGATCCTGGAATAATGATTTACATGCTCCCGCTGAAGCCTGGTGGTTCTAAGGCCGTAAGTTACCACGGATGGGGAACGCAGTATGATTCTTTCTGGTGTTGCTATGGGACTGGTATGAACAAGAACCGGCCCTATTTAACTTTCTTGAATGCAAGAAGCAGAAACTTTTCTTGTTTGTGTTAGTGTCAATGTTTTTCGTTGTAATTCAGTTTTCTCATTCACTTGTGTAGGGATTGAATCGTTTTCGAAACTAGGAGATTCGATATACTTTGAAGAGGGGGGGAATGTACCTGCCCTTTACATTATTCAGTACATATCAAGCACACTTAACTGGAGATCAGGGCACATATCTCTCAGCCAGGAAGTAGAACCTATCGTTTCATGGGATCAACGACTTCGTGTGGGATTGACTGTTTTATCCAAGGAGGTCTCTGTCCCCCATATAGTTTTTGTTACTTGATTCTCAATCAAGAATAAGCTGAATTTCCTTTATTCTACACCTAATTGTTTTTCAGCAAGAAGCAGGCGCAACATCTACTTTGAACTTCAGAATACCTCCATGGACGAATTCGGCTGGTGCGAAGGCATCATTCAATGGTCAGGATATTTCCCTGCCAAgtccaggtgaaatcaaactcTTTATTTTTTCTATATCGCAAGAAACTCTCACTTTCCAACTAACATGCCTAGTTTCCTGACATTCTTTGATGCAGGCAATTTCCTATCACTTACCAGAAACTGGACCCCTGGTGACAAAGTTACTCTGGAGCTGCCTATAAGCCTAAGAACTGAGGCTATTAAAGGTACTTCTCTAGCTCGTTCCATCGACACTTCATCGATTTGTCCTTCATTCGAATACTGATAAATTCTTTACGTGGCTTAGATGATCGGTCCGAGTATTCTTCTCTTCAAGCAATACTATACGGTCCATACCTTCTAGCTGGTCTATCCAGCAGCGATTTCGACATAAAAGCAGATCCAAAAACTCCCATTTCAGACTGGCTCACTCCAGTTCCAGATGACCATCATTCCCATCTGATCTCCCTAACACAAAAATCTGGAAACACAACATTGGCATTCACAAATGCAGACGGATACATACAAATGCAGGGCATCACAGATGCAGGAACCAACTCTGCAGTTAATGCAACTTTTAGACTCATCCCGAAAGATCCAAAACAAGGAAGCTTCTCAGGACCAGCAGATGCAGTAGGAAAGCTGGTCAAGCTGGAGCCTTTTAGTTTTCCAGGCAACTGCGTCGTGCACAACGGAGAAGGGAAGATTCTTGGAGTTGCAG
Proteins encoded:
- the LOC140879606 gene encoding uncharacterized protein yields the protein MKSLVIMFKGMIALWILCGCVLSKECTNIPTVLSSHTFRDQLLSSKNETLKQEVFSHYHLTPTDDSAWSSLFPRKMLREEDKDNWEMVYRSIKNYGSAKWARGLLKEVSLHDVRLDPDSIHGVAQNTNLEYLMLLDVDRLVWSFRKTAGIKPPGEPYGGWEKPDSELRGHFVGHYLSASAHMWASTHDERLKKKMNDVVSALSQCQDLMGTGYLSAFPPEFFDRFEGIQPVWAPYYTIHKILAGLLDQYTLAGNDQAFKMVKWMVDYFYDRVQNVVSRHTIERHWTSLNEETGGMNDVLYRLYSVTGDQKHLLLAHLFDKPCFLGLLAVKADDISGFHANTHIPVVIGSQMRYEVTGELQYKEIGTFFMDIVNSSHSYATGGTSNSEFWSDPKRLASTLGEENEESCTTYNMLKVSRNLFRWTKEIAYADHYERAITNGVLSIQRGRDPGIMIYMLPLKPGGSKAVSYHGWGTQYDSFWCCYGTGIESFSKLGDSIYFEEGGNVPALYIIQYISSTLNWRSGHISLSQEVEPIVSWDQRLRVGLTVLSKEQEAGATSTLNFRIPPWTNSAGAKASFNGQDISLPSPGNFLSLTRNWTPGDKVTLELPISLRTEAIKDDRSEYSSLQAILYGPYLLAGLSSSDFDIKADPKTPISDWLTPVPDDHHSHLISLTQKSGNTTLAFTNADGYIQMQGITDAGTNSAVNATFRLIPKDPKQGSFSGPADAVGKLVKLEPFSFPGNCVVHNGEGKILGVADSEESLHSTFWLIPGLDGKDGTVSLESVDIKGCFVHNGVDYHSGAIMKLKCRSNSLNEGFDEAASFRLTEGLSGYHPISFVAKGIGRNFVMVPLFSLMDESYSVYFYFNHETPRL